The Magallana gigas chromosome 6, xbMagGiga1.1, whole genome shotgun sequence genome includes the window aagtagcatacgtttgatgtgagattttaaaagattagtgcgaatgtttctcgacttgttgcaacaCTGCTGTTGTCAttggcaaaatcccatcgtgagccctggaccctggaccggtaaatgtccgagtaaaaataaactggcgacttcgagagaataatgacgtatatctccgctattttaagacccatcgaCTTGAAATTCGAtatgagtgtatctcagacattacttttatgaaaaatacatacatattgcgagtgttttgaaaattaattgatttattaggcttttgaagcgagctggtagtttttaatctgggtcagagttcgacccctttcttttatttatggttacattgaaatcaatgttaaaacgggcttggcccctgtgctgaagcgaggggctgtgtcaaaaatagttcggaccggaagtatttgataaagcatcacccgtttgatattaatagcaaaggtttatcacacgggtaatatacaccacacgtatgatatatatatatatatatatatatatatatatatatatatatatatatatatatatatatatatatgaccaTAAGAAAAATTTCCAAATCGACCGTAGAGTTACATacactattaatttttgtttcaatatagTTGATTGTAGTAACAGCTAAAACTTCTTTACAAACCATATTAAGTTTGACATAGCAACCGCACACTCGGCTGGTCATGTTTTGGATTTCCGCGTTGAAGTGGATGGCCTCCCCGGGGACATACCCGCTTCGGTTCAGGCTGACTGTACCGGATATTGGTCCGGATCTACAGCATAAACAGCACAGGAACTTGCTTTCTTGGTTCTGAGCTCCAGTCTGTCACCAAAACAGAAAACCCATGCAGAAATGAGTAATCTATAGATTATTTAGCAAAAACAAAATTGCTACGTGTACAATATGTTACTTTTGATCATGCTATATGTACAGTATCATCAATGGCTCTGCCGACAAAACGTTGATTTGGGTGGGAGGGGGGATGTTGGCAATATTTCCTAAGACAGCGGAATggaattgcataaaatataatgaaGACTGGCGTCAGTTTTACAGTCActtatttgtaattatttttttagtcTGCAATTTACAGCTATATCACATACCGGGTACTTGCGACATTATCAATTACAATCAATTACTGGAATTTTAAGCCAACTGGAGAATATCTATAAATGAAATCGTATGCTCATTTGAGAAGATTCATTTGTGAAACTGTATgcccatttgaaaaaaaaaacaaacaacgaAAATTGGACACATTGAATATGGTACTAAGGTACAGAATGTAAacggggagggggtggggtggggatAAACTTACCGCAGCATTAGGCTGAGTGTTCAAGTCCAGTAAAGCGATGACAGTAAAAGGCCTTTTGGTGTTGTGGTCAAACTTCCATGGCTTGTCAATGGTCCCCTTGATTGTGTACCTTACGTAGCCCGTGCCTCCTTCAAATGATGAGGGTAGATTAGGAGGAAGTGTAAAGGTGAAGGGGTACACATGCTGTCCCGGGGGTAACTGGTTATCATCACCCGTTCCCAGGCCTGTATAATTAAAACCATTGTagtatttttggtttttaacttataattcaatattatacaattaggCTATAGCATCGTTGAAATCTTTAAAGCAAGATTTTAGTGgagtatacattttaattttttcattttgatcaaaattttgttatctTGGCTATTCAACAAACATATGTTGTTGTGTATTACATATATCCAACCCTCTTCTGTATACAATACAATTTAACAAGGATTACAGTCTCTGTCAGCTGATTACTTCCGGTTCCGGTTGTATGAAACTCGAACAAGTATACATTCTACATTGACTTTAAATATCAACTATATTCAAAATGATAGGATTCTATTAGCAACTGAATCACTCATGCACCAAAATGAAAACCACAGCTGACCTTTTCCGTATACGGGCACAGTTTTCTCGAAATAGTTCTCAGTGGCGCTATAATGTCTAGTTGTGGTTATTGTAGTCTTTCCGGTACTAATGGTCTGTTGTTCCGTCCAATGGACATAAGCCAACCCCTTAAATTTCAAtcttatttctaaaatataaggTGGGTAAACACTTGTGAATCTAACTGCAAATACAATATATAGTCATTCGAATTCTAAATTGCAATTTACTCTGTGTATATAGATAATTATAAatgccagagagagagagagagagagagagagagagaaagagagagtattataataattatagtatTGTTTGAAACCTCTCATTTTCATATCGGCATCCAGTTCCACTACCAGTCTGCCATTAATGGTTTGTCCAGCAAAATACACCTGTTGTGGATCCAGCAGTTCCACGTAAAACGACCGTAGTTTACCCATTGTACTGGTGTCTCtctgaataaaaaagaaaaggaatacTCAACACTGAATTTTGAACCATTTATATTCTAAAGATATAGGAAAGGGTCAGTTTCgtcttttcaattaaaaatataaaatacatgatttttaaattatcttatGTCCCCTGCATTTACACTTAGTCTAGCAGACAGGGTAAGCTTAGAGATCTATGGCCAGTGATGCATCATCTTTTTGTTCTTAATTAATACCTTTTGTAGTCACTACACTAACAcgaatttgaacatttattttagaatcatATGATGAACATGGTCTTTCTGCATTACTAAGCTACATACGTATAATTAACATCACAAACAAAGTGATTTCAAAGTTATCAACaaataaacattacaatcaTGTAATTATTAAGTATATGATTATATGCTGGTTTTcttaattccattttttttggataatttAATGAACATAAATTAAGTAACCTACCTACTTTCCATGAAATAAGAGACCCTTCCAGAACGAGCACCACGGGTGCGTACAAATATTCGAACGTTAATATCTACGGAGGCCTTGAGGAGATATTGAGTTTAAGGTTAATATATGGCACGGGTTGTGTTTCTTGCGACATGTCCGGTGAAGAGGCGTTAACGTTTTAcgtacaatatttataaatgaaaacataaagaTATTGTCATCTTTGTGTGTTTAAAGATTGACTAATAAATAGATCTATAGTCATCTGAAGAAAGTTAAATTTGTTAGAGTTGATATACATGTGATGTATCGCATTGTCTTCACTTCGCTcataatatttacattgtaaaggATTTTCTGGCCTGGTCTGCCTGATTATGTTCTATAGTTATCAAGCAATTAGGCTTTCAACAGGCCATGAAGATTTGAATAATGCACAAATGCGCCCTAAAAAAGtgtaagcatgtatttatttcaccGCTGTCATTGTGAAACATATACAGCTTTAATTTCTACTCCGGGGTCATGACCTGGTCACTGTGTTCTTGGTATATATACAGAATCATGTCCTACAGTAAATGAGTTTCCCATTGGTCGTTAAACGACTGTTATACCTTTGGCGTattgtgaattttgaatttactggttGAATGTAAATATGACACCTTAATCTAAAGATCTGTTTAGGGTACAAAAATATGAACTATACATATACAGTAGTGTTAGGCTGTTAAAGTTACTTCGTTTTCAACATAACCTACAAAATGAAGATGCAAACCTAACAGGTTCAATTacgattaaaatgaaaaaatatcagttttcaaaaaaaacaaaaaacaaaaaaaaaataaataaaaaccctACCTTCTCTTGATATTATACAAGTTTGTTGTCCTAAAACTaatgaaaacatgtttttttttaaatcaatacatcTATGGCAGCCTCGAAGAGACATTACGGGTCTTAAGGTATTATGGACCGGACGTCTCTAAAACAATATCGGAAGGATTTTTCCTTTTAATGACACAACAGCAATGAAAATTACAAGAAGATGGATGTGATTAGAACAagatt containing:
- the LOC105344324 gene encoding arrestin domain-containing protein 17 isoform X6; translation: MGKLRSFYVELLDPQQVYFAGQTINGRLVVELDADMKMREIRLKFKGLAYVHWTEQQTISTGKTTITTTRHYSATENYFEKTVPVYGKGLGTGDDNQLPPGQHVYPFTFTLPPNLPSSFEGGTGYVRYTIKGTIDKPWKFDHNTKRPFTVIALLDLNTQPNAATGAQNQESKFLCCLCCRSGPISGTVSLNRSGYVPGEAIHFNAEIQNMTSRVCGCYVKLNMTTIFHATTKSKTTTTEVARVVHQDVQPGETETWTGDRLMIPPLPPSFLVGCRIIDINYYLELTVDPSGPAIDLHVPVHVIIGTTPLRSVVQQYQTQFGMSTPETPALPSPGAAPNPSVAPTDKLNLPPPSYSECVFGKTNIREEDDSEHTRGEMDYAPAYTYYDWSKQSQFP